GGGCACACTGGTATCAATCCGGAAGATAGGTGCTGTTTTATTGCGAATTTCCTGCCGTTCCTGCTCCAGTTCTTCAGCCGTTTTATTAAGTGCGAAGGTAAAAGGGGCGGTTAAATCAGGATTTCTCCATGGCTGGCCGGGGGTGTAATTTAAGCCAGAATTAACGGGGTTCTGCGGCAGAGAAAAAGCTGTGATGGCAATAAAAAACAGCAAAATCGCTATCCGTATGTATGGATTGCGTTTCAGCGAGTACTTTTCCTGCTCTTTTTTCTTTTTCTCGCCAATAAGAGGGGTAAGCTCTTTTTTCTTTTGGCCTAATCCGATTTTTTCAAGAAAGCTCATTAAGATGATTATATGAGAATTTACTTAGTTAGAAGTATACCAAGCGACAGTTAATTTACAAATCTTTTTGCAGTTTACTGTGATCCGATGTTATGAATGACGAGCGACCAGCGACGAGTGACTAACGGTCAGTTAACAGTGAACAGGAATCAGAAACTCCTACAGATTTTAATTTTGACTTTAGGCTTAGTAAACCCAACCTTCTGTCAATCGTCAATCGTCAATCGTCAATCCACTGAATGTCTTTTAGAACCAAGAAAAGTCTGGGTCAGCATTTTTTAACTGACAACACCATCATCTTCAAAATCATAGATGCCATAACTGCAGGCAAAGGTGACCGGATTATTGAAATTGGTCCCGGTACCGGAGCTTTAACCAAATGGTTGCTGTCGGGATGTGACGACGTGCACGCGATTGAGATCGATCAGCGGGCGGTAGAAGTATTGAAGGAGAAGTTTGATGACCTGAGGGTTCACCAAAATGACATTCTGAAAGTGAACTGGAAGGAAGTGATAGATCCGGATAAGAAGAATATTGTGGTCGGTAACCTGCCTTATTATATCACGTCTCCTATCTTATTTGACCTGTTGGAACACCGCCGGCTCTTTACCGAGGCCACGCTGATGATGCAAAAAGAGGTGGCTGAACGACTGGTGGCCGACCCTTCCTCCAAACAGTATGGAATACTGAGCGTACAAACCCAGCTTTTTTGTACGCCCGAGTTATTGTTTGATGTGCCGGCACATTCTTTTTCTCCGCCTCCCAAAGTTACCTCTTCCGTTATCAAACTTACTTTTGATAAGGAGCCGCTTTCGGTTTCGGATGAAAAAATAAAAGAAGTGGTTCGGACAGCTTTTAACCAGCGCCGAAAAAAACTAAGCAATTCTTTAAAACCGGTGCTGGGGGATTACCAACCCGATGGTTTCAATTTTGATGACAGGGCCGACCACTGGTCTCCCGAAACCTATGCAAAGTTGGCAGAGCATCTCGAGCAGTCTGACAACTTATCTTAACCCGGGAACCCTTCCTTCCTTAAAAGTGCTGTTAGTGATCAATTACGTCCGCTATTCGATTTTTTAATCGATTTGGTACGGAACTTGCATATCCCGTAGCGAAACAACGAATGGGCTCAGCCCTCAAAAAATTTAAACCATAAACTAAAACTAACAGGAGTCATAAAAATGGCTAAGATTCAACCTTTAGGCGACCGCGTGTTGGTACAGGCAGAACCTGCCGAAGAGAAAACCAGCTCCGGGATTATCATTCCAGATACGGCTAAAGAAAAACCGCAACAAGGTACTGTGATAGCGGTAGGTGCCGGTAAAGTGGAAAACGGCAATAAAATTGAAATGAGCGTTAAGGAAGGAGACAAAGTTCTCTACGGGAAGTACGCAGGTACAGAAGTAACTCTTGAAGGAGAAGAGTACCTGATTATGCGCGAATCTGACATTATGGGAATTGTTTCGTAACCCACCTTTTGAAAAAAATTAAATCATAAACTTAAAATTATAGATAATTATGTCTGCTAAGTTAGTTCACTACGATATAGAAGCTCGCGACGCACTAAAGAAAGGCGTTGACAAGCTTGCCAATGCCGTTAAAGTTACGCTTGGCCCTCGTGGACGCAATGTTGTTATTGAGAAATCATTCGGAGCTCCAACCGTAACCAAAGATGGTGTTACTGTTGCTAAAGAAATTGAGCTGTCCGACAAGATTCAAAACATGGGCGCTCAGATGGTAAAAGAAGTTGCTTCCAAAACCAGCGATAATGCAGGTGACGGAACAACTACAGCTACTGTTTTGGCCCAGGCTATCCTAAGCGAAGGTCTGAAAAATGTAACTGCGGGTGCAAACCCAATGGATCTCAAGTCCGGAATCGAGAAGGCTGTAAATGCTATCATTGATGAATTAAAATCAATGAGCCGCGACATTGACGATCGCAAAGAGATCGCTCAGATCGGTACCATTTCAGCAAACAACGATGAAACTATCGGTAACCTGATTGCTGATGCAATGGAAAAAGTTGGCAAAGACGGAGTAATCACTGTTGAAGAAGCTAAAGGAACTGAAACCTATCTCGAAACGGTAGAAGGTATGCAGTTTGACCGCGGATACCTTTCTCCATACTTCGTAACCGATTCTGAGAAGATGGTTACCGAGATGGAAGATCCGTACATCCTGATCTTCGATAAGAAGATTTCTGCGATGAAAGACCTGCTTCCAATTCTTGAGAAAGTAGTACAAAATGGAAATCCACTGCTTATTATCGCTGAAGATATTGAAGGCGAAGCATTAGCTACATTAGTAGTTAACAAGCTGCGTGGTTCTCTGAAGATTGCTGCTGTTAAAGCACCAGGATTTGGCGACCGCAGAAAAGCAATGTTGGAAGACATTGGCATTCTTACAGGCGGAACCGTGATTTCTGAAGAACGCGGATACAAGCTTGAAAATGCTACTCTTGATTTCCTAGGCCGCGCATCTCGCGTAACTATCGACAAAGATTCAACAACTATTGTTGATGGAAACGGTGAAGAAAAAGATATTCAGGCACGCGTAAATCAGATTAAGTCTCAGATTGAGAACACTACTTCTGATTACGACCGCGAGAAGCTGCAAGAGCGTTTGGCTAAATTAGCCGGCGGTGTTGCTGTTCTTTATATCGGTGCTGCTTCTGAAGTTGAAATGAAAGAGAAGAAAGCCCGGGTAGAAGATGCTTTACATGCAACCCGTGCTGCGGTTGAAGAAGGTATTGTACCCGGCGGTGGTGTTGCACTGCTCCGCTCTGCATCCGCCCTTGACAAGCTCAAAGGCGCAAATGCTGACGAAAATGTTGGTATCCAAATCATCCGAAGAGCTATTGAATCTCCACTTCGCACCATTGCAAACAATGCCGGTGTTGAAGGCGCTATTGTAGTACAGAAAGTACTGGATGGCAAAGGTGCTTATGGATACAACGCTCGTACTGAAGTGTACGAAGACCTCATCAAGTCTGGTGTAATCGATCCTACCAAAGTAACCAGAACAGCTCTGCAAAACGCTGCTTCTGTATCAGGATTGATGCTGACCACCGAAGCTG
The nucleotide sequence above comes from Gracilimonas sp.. Encoded proteins:
- the rsmA gene encoding 16S rRNA (adenine(1518)-N(6)/adenine(1519)-N(6))-dimethyltransferase RsmA gives rise to the protein MSFRTKKSLGQHFLTDNTIIFKIIDAITAGKGDRIIEIGPGTGALTKWLLSGCDDVHAIEIDQRAVEVLKEKFDDLRVHQNDILKVNWKEVIDPDKKNIVVGNLPYYITSPILFDLLEHRRLFTEATLMMQKEVAERLVADPSSKQYGILSVQTQLFCTPELLFDVPAHSFSPPPKVTSSVIKLTFDKEPLSVSDEKIKEVVRTAFNQRRKKLSNSLKPVLGDYQPDGFNFDDRADHWSPETYAKLAEHLEQSDNLS
- the groES gene encoding co-chaperone GroES is translated as MAKIQPLGDRVLVQAEPAEEKTSSGIIIPDTAKEKPQQGTVIAVGAGKVENGNKIEMSVKEGDKVLYGKYAGTEVTLEGEEYLIMRESDIMGIVS
- the groL gene encoding chaperonin GroEL (60 kDa chaperone family; promotes refolding of misfolded polypeptides especially under stressful conditions; forms two stacked rings of heptamers to form a barrel-shaped 14mer; ends can be capped by GroES; misfolded proteins enter the barrel where they are refolded when GroES binds), which translates into the protein MSAKLVHYDIEARDALKKGVDKLANAVKVTLGPRGRNVVIEKSFGAPTVTKDGVTVAKEIELSDKIQNMGAQMVKEVASKTSDNAGDGTTTATVLAQAILSEGLKNVTAGANPMDLKSGIEKAVNAIIDELKSMSRDIDDRKEIAQIGTISANNDETIGNLIADAMEKVGKDGVITVEEAKGTETYLETVEGMQFDRGYLSPYFVTDSEKMVTEMEDPYILIFDKKISAMKDLLPILEKVVQNGNPLLIIAEDIEGEALATLVVNKLRGSLKIAAVKAPGFGDRRKAMLEDIGILTGGTVISEERGYKLENATLDFLGRASRVTIDKDSTTIVDGNGEEKDIQARVNQIKSQIENTTSDYDREKLQERLAKLAGGVAVLYIGAASEVEMKEKKARVEDALHATRAAVEEGIVPGGGVALLRSASALDKLKGANADENVGIQIIRRAIESPLRTIANNAGVEGAIVVQKVLDGKGAYGYNARTEVYEDLIKSGVIDPTKVTRTALQNAASVSGLMLTTEAVISEKPSKGDDDDNGGGGMPGGMGGGMPGMGGMGGMM